One part of the Elusimicrobiota bacterium genome encodes these proteins:
- a CDS encoding helix-turn-helix transcriptional regulator, with protein sequence MMRILTLGRQIQSARERKNIGLTELAYRTGISVEHLMEIEGDQAYACDLTIRAFSRELGIPIEILNSLQVRLNAGEKAGCEQIPALAMLLKIIAGAHNPVSIAHELMPLAKDLARLQKQSQTTASREIVSNGPLPVF encoded by the coding sequence GTGATGCGAATATTAACTTTGGGCCGGCAGATTCAATCAGCGAGGGAACGAAAGAATATCGGCCTGACAGAATTGGCCTATAGAACGGGGATCAGTGTTGAGCATTTGATGGAAATTGAAGGAGATCAAGCCTACGCCTGCGATTTAACGATCAGGGCTTTTTCCCGCGAATTGGGCATACCGATTGAGATATTAAACAGTCTACAGGTCCGTCTCAACGCAGGGGAGAAGGCAGGCTGCGAGCAGATTCCGGCGTTGGCGATGCTTCTTAAAATTATCGCCGGCGCTCATAACCCGGTCTCTATCGCTCATGAGCTGATGCCGCTGGCAAAAGATTTAGCGAGACTTCAAAAGCAATCGCAAACAACTGCGTCACGAGAAATCGTTTCAAACGGACCGTTGCCGGTTTTTTGA